The following nucleotide sequence is from Mytilus trossulus isolate FHL-02 chromosome 9, PNRI_Mtr1.1.1.hap1, whole genome shotgun sequence.
ATTCGTCGTACCACCGACAGCTGCCATGCGCATACTCATCACATGACACTCTAGGTGTACCCGACTCCATCACGGGTATGTGTGGTTCTGGTGGTCTTTTACCAAGAGAATAAAAACTTGTATAATAATACctgtatcaataaaaaaataattttattttgtgttactTACAATTAATATCatgttctaaaaaaaacatagttcaAATATGAATTGTTTAATTGCTTTTCTGTTTGTTAAGTCTTGGACATGACAGTTTTAgtacaaactttaaaaataacgAAATTTTAATACGTAACAAAAGTAGATGATTTCAACATTGTCATTCCTTTTTGGTCGTCCCTTTTACTGTACAGTCTAGCTTGTTTGCGCATTTCACAGCTTTTGAGTGTTGTAGGTATAAATTCTAAGTAAATAGACTTACATTTACACAAAAATACCACATACTTTTCAGGGTTCTTTTCTATGGGGCATTATTCAAACAGCTGTGGCTACATAAACctcacatgtacatgtactaatttTCATTAGGAGCAGGTGGATTTTGATCCTTGCTTTCCAATTAATGTGCCGTTTTTTGTATTGCCTTGTTCAAGTGAGTGGCCGTCATGTTGAATAGAAGCTGGCACTGTGCGTGTTTTCATTGTGTGTTTAAGTTGTAGGACATGCCAAAGATGGGCAAAAGGGTAGTTTCTTTTTGCACGCACTACTAGTTTAACCTATTACCACTATATGACCCTGTCCGAATTCAGGCTATCTTGACCATGCGTTGTCCGTTATATTTCTATgcaatttgtcttttttttgtagGTTTTGTTCTTATGAGTTGGATATAGGTAATTCATGTGTTTTTGTGCTTTTCAGTACATTTTTATGATTCCGTTTATCCGTTTTATATATTACACTATTTACTACACATACCATCTTTGTAGAATGAACTTATGACCTTTAGTGACCTTGGCAGCTTGGTGAATTGACAGATGTTCACATTTGCCTTTCTCGTTCATATTGTTCCATACTAAAGCTCTCCCCTTTCTCGGCTTCACCCATATCCCAAGTTCTGTAAAATATCATTAACTTTCTTTCGTTAAACGATTATTGATCGAAGCTTAACAGCAAAACATCTACTTTTTTCTactcttttgttattttttttcaattatcatgtttcaataaaaaagaagatgtggtgtgattgccaatgagactctctaaaagaaacaaaacgacacagaaattaacaaccaccgtacagccttcaacaatgagcaaagcccacatcgcatagtcagctacaaaaggccccgaaatgacaatgtaaaacaattcaaacgagaaaactaacggcctaacttatgtacaaaaaaagaacaaaaacaaatacgtaACACTTAAAAacaaaccactgaattacagaaaCCTTTATGGAAATTCCTTAATTTGGCTGTAGTTGCTTTCAATgagtttttatatttctataaagtACCTGGGAATTGTGTTTCGCCTCCTTCTTCTACGTCTTGTAGATAAACTAAAATAGTGGCTACTCTGTCTCTTTTATCTTCGTTGTCTTCTATACAGTCAGTGTGTAACTTATAACCTGAAATGATCAATCCATTATTTGGATTTCAGAACAGTTAAAACGTATAGATAATGATCCTTTTTAGACGCAGAATATTTTACCTTGATTGAATATACATAATTCACCTTTAATGGATGATTTAATGCCCGTATGTGTTTTTATAGCGCACATccaattcaaaattaaatatgagcAACAGCTTAgctattttatagatattttactCAAATCAatgtgtttgtcgtttgtttgatTTCTTGCTACAATTTTAGACTCAATTAACTTTCTACACAGCAGTTTCCACAGAAAGGATCTCATATGCTCAGAAAAAAGTCATTCGGTTTTGTTAAGACTTCACAACGACactataaaacataaaagatcAAATTCACATTTGGCATAATTTCACTAATTGGTTTCTTTGATGGTTAATTAGCTACAACTAATATTAGACTTTGTAGTTAATTCATCACTTGAACCTGTATAAAACACAAAGAAGCATAAACTACTAGACTGTTCTTACCAACATTTAAAGGGTATGATGTGATTTGAAATTTCCCGCCATTTTCTGGTTTCAATGCTGTAGCTTCTTTAACTCGATACTCGAACACGTTAGAGAACCTACTTTCTCCACGGTAAAACGCTGTACTGTAACTCCAGTTAGAATGTATATGGTCTTTAAAATCAGAAGAAAATGTTTTATCCAAGCAAGTTGTACCTGCAAAacgaaattaaaacaaataaacaaaatcaaaattgacatGTCTGTACTACGTTTATgtaatattgctttattgtaaACATATGTGTATACtactatataaatattacaGATACGCTCCTGGTCCATGTGtgtatgtacaaaatttagtaaaaattgTATACAGTTAATAAAACacgaaattacaaaaaaaaccagatgCTAATGATTGGTTGATGTTTAACACCATTTTTAGCATTCATGGCTTTTTCGAGGCTGTCCTTTTTTCTTTGGTAAAGGAAGCCAGATTGCCCGGACAGAACAAGTGTTCTTCATTTGGGAAACTGACAATTATATCGTGAGTCatttaagattggagtcgaatGGAATACCCAGACATCTTTCTGTCACCGACACCGAGGTCCCTAAACTGATATCAAGAAGTAGGAACACTTCTTAGTCAAGGCTTTTTTCGTCAAAGAACAAGCAACATCATGGTAGTTAAGTAGTTCAaggaaaccaggtatatcctgaattgtacatgtatcacctttgtacatgccaattttcaactaATGTTTAAAGTCTTGTAACAAATTTCTGAATTTGAAAAGACAGGTACTATCAAAATAATTCCCGGTTTTcaggaaatctaaaattagtgTACTATGTAGCGCATTAATCCTGAAtgtttaatgcaaactcataggcAAGtgaattttggctcaaaattgtcttaaaatatttccctttcaccaaaagtttcatttctgcaaatttattGGTTAGTTTaggtaaacaatgacatcaaaagcactatacGTTCTAAATTGAAAGGAGTatttggtggtctgacacctaaaatACTACAAAAATATAGTACACACAAATCTTAagataaatagataaaaaattaGAGTACACCCACAGGCACTTTTCTGAGAATAGtgcctgtaaaaaaaaatcctatataccttaattttaaggtatataggatttttttttctgagacaagtgcctgtgagtACAGCCAGAGATGCTTCACTTGTTTGTCGTAAACTTATGCAACCATATGCTAAGTTACCTGGCATAAAATCGTTAGGAGATACTTTGCGGTTGACTCCAGCTGCTTTTAAATGTTGACGTAATGTGTTGACAGTGTCAAAACATACGATTGGATCTTTTTTCGATATTTCTGTCACGTGTCTGTTGTGTGCTTTCATCAACCCGTCACATTCCGCCTCTGACAAAAACTCATCATACAGATACACtctgaaataaacattttacaatttgatttagacttaaattttaaaagaaaaaagatgaagtcattttttctttcataataACAGTCATTACATAATTGTGTGCAAGTATACTTGGAAGCTTGAATGCAGttcggtggttgtcgttggtttgttttcgtaaattgttataaattaagcAGCAAGTTTACTCAATTAGATGTTTCATTTTCATGTCGAGGCCTTCACAGTTTAAGTTTTTCATATTGCTGAAGGCCTTACCTCGAGGGCCTTACAGTTCAATATAATTACTCACATCCACTCTAATTGAACCTTGGTGGTTATATATTTGTCTTAACGACTATCAtcccacatctttttttttatattaggtaCGAACGAAGATTGGCAATAAGAAAATAACTTTATCAAAGAACTCTTTAAAACAGAACTGTTAAAAATTTGAGATGGTAAAAGTTTAAaacccatttttttcttctttcttttatttgtttccaTATTTCAAGGCATTATATGTCTGCATGCATGTTTAATTAAAGTACATTGTGTACTCATGGTTAATCCGTGATGCTTCTGATATATGTTGTACACATAAAACATatgaggccctttatagcttgctattcggtGTGAGCCTAGGCTAAGTTTTGATGAccgtactttgacatataatggttttcttttacaaatggTGACCtgaaaaaatgtttcattggcactgataccacgtcttcttatgTCTAAGaacatttataatgaaaataaagagAGAAAACTTACTTTACAGAACTGTTATTAGGCTTCTGAGGCAGTAATTCTACTGGCGGCAATCTTCTGCCGTCTGCAAAAATCTTTTTAGGTGACATCCCTGTTTGTAAAGTACTTTTAAACTTATTCatttcttcttcaatttttgGATCAATTCCTTGTCTAGTCTGAGGTTTCACCTTTTCAGATGGAGAAACACTTTTTGAATTGTCATGCTTTTGAACATTGTCGGTTGGAAAAGTTTTATCAATGCTTTGAGTATTATCAGATATTGTTTCAGTTTGTTTCTCactttttggtgttttattgGCTAACGTATCTGACTGTTTGTCAGATCTTTTCTGCATTTTTGATGGATCCGTCACAAAGTTCGTTTCTCCACTTTCATCTGACGCTGCAGACATTGATTGAAAAACATACAAAGCACCAAATAGAAcggataaaaatagaacaattatAATTATAGTAAATACGGGTGTTGAATCTCGTTTGAAGTCATTTTGTATCTTTCCATTTTTTAATGGTGAATTCTTTGTAAGCGGCTTCTTTTGTGTTGCTTTACTATCCAATTTTCTGTTTCTCATGTTGATTTTCTACAATATCAGGGAAACCTATATGAACAGATAAGAAAGAGAAGgtcaatataaataagaagatgtggtgtaagttCCAATGACGCTGACGGGAAACGTCAAtgtaaataagaagatgtggtgtgagttccAATGACgctgacaactctccatcttaGTCATGATCACAATGCGTACAAagtaaaagaaacaacaaaatagacACCAACCTTCGCCGTATCCTGAgtagaatttttatattttcttgtcgtacacaaatcatttaaaaagttGACCTTTTTCTTATATAGAATAACGCCGACTGTTTGTTAAATGTCTGGAATTTTAAGAACACAATGTTAAAAGGGTAGAtgaattgttattattttggaAAGTAGAAAAGTTTACAATTTACTTTGAGTATAAAACGATATAAAGCCCTGAAGCGATGCCTATTTAATAGACCATAAATATACATTTGCCgactaattttatttcaaattcaattattcacgtctgttttaaaagattggattttaaatattgtatcatATATAATTGAAGTTTAGTTATTTGCCTTTTCTCGAGTTCCTATGACAATAACTAAAATCTTGACATGTTAAGATGTATAGTACTAGGCCAGTGGCGAATCCATAAGGGGGATGGATTCCGGGGCGGGGGtcggaaccccccttttttggccgatcaatacATATGAATGGGTACATATGGTGGAACCCCCCTTTCTCCTGGGTTGGGACCACCCTTTTAGAATGGCTGGATCCGTCCCTATAGACTCCCTTTCTACCGCCTTCTTCGTATATCCTTGCTATTCGACTTCTTCGTATATCCTTGCTATATTCGCTTTCTTTGTATGTCACTACTATTCGCCAAAAGGAACAGATTAAAAGAAATCTTTTCCAAGAGTATTGATGTCTGTACATGTATACGCTTGAAAAAGTACCCGGCCAACCCTACTCTGTGCACATCAGTAAAATATTGACTTGCATTTGTACATGGCTGGAGTTTTGTGAGCAATAAGAATGTGCAAtgctaaaacaaaatgtgtgtGCAAAACGTACGAAGTCTAGAGTtcataaacataacaaaatagtGAACACTGgttacatataattatatatataggtttTTTTTCGTAGAAAATAGTCTGTTCCCCAATTTTTTCAGTGATAAATACTACCTTTTTTGTTTAACCGACGAACAGGTGGTCCGTCAATACAAGAGTTGAAGTATTAATCCACACTTATAAAATTAGATACAGTTAATTGTACTTGTAATATCGATTAAGAAGAATATAGCatttaatttctttgtttttaagaGGAGACGCATTAAGAGGAGACGcattaagaaaattttgcataatatcaaacaaactaataaaatataGTATAGCTAGAGCCTGTCAATCTTACAAGTGTTAGGAGGTTATCAAAAATagattatatttcaatattcgGATAGTTTCTAAATTATCcatgtaaaatttgaataatatgtaaaattgaagtttctttttaatttccttcattctttaaaaaaaaaaactaattatttaTTACTCATTATGTACATTTCCCAATAAGCGATTATAAGCATTATTTCGCTTCTGAAAATTCTCAAGACATAGGGCATATTGCGTATACATAAGTTGTGCAGGAACATCGCATAACTTATAAGGAGTAATCTCCCCTTACACTTCCGCATTGCTGTTGGCATACATGAGATATATTCTTCCCACTTAAGAAATGAACTCACTTACCGGGAAATAGTCTACGTTATACTTCCTCGTTTAAACAAGAATTGTCAACAATGTCATTTAacattattaaatttcaatcaatgaaataaaatatctaacGAATTGGATCGGTGACGGTGAGATTTGATATACTCGtaatctacatgtatgtcacCGATAACAAATCATTGTGGAATTCCAAGGTCCAATGTGGAAAAGACACAATGTATAAGTTATCTCTTTATGTATTTGTAAGGCAAGATTATTACTCATTTAGTTTTATCAAGCACGTATAACTAACAATAATATGATGGTTTTATCTTTAAAGATGGATGTATTCAAAAAGAAGAGTCTctccttatttcaaaataagttaaatatttaGGATAGTTTTGCATGTCTTACGCGTAATTATTGGAGATATCTTAAATTGATAATATTTGCTAAATTTCTATACACGAACTTTTCAATCATATATTGATCAGCATACAAAGCAATCTATTTATATGGAAGATGGAAAAGCGTATGTATATTCGAGACatgattgaataaatatatagcattcattaaaacaaaactgaTGGCATCACTTTGGTCAGATTTGACAATGCTGTTATGAAATGATTACATTAAAGAAGATTTGAGTggcaaaatattatttattaaacagTTAAAAACTTTTGAGGAAACATAGCGATTTTGTTCTTGTTCAAATGCAATATGCACCCCCCTTTTGTAATTTCATCATGACTTGTGTCTGTTCTAATGCATATACCATCTCCCTTTGTAGTTATATTCTGTTTggctaatatttttttttctttcattgaccGTCCttcaacagtttatttatggctctaacaaatcaaaattgttttacTAGTCTATTGTTTTGTGTGACGtctatgtacatgtagataaacagtaaattttcaATGCGTAGTTTACTAAACAGGTCAGAAAACTTGATTTATAGGGAACACGGATTTTCCTAAtgattatttatacttttaaaaaataaccaagtcaaatttgaaaaattgagagaacatttatgaaattttgatacGCTAATAATGATTTAATCACTTTATAAGAGAAGAGTGACCTGgaatacaacattaaaaaaaaatatatgaaaatcagATTGagtgataatattttttgttctgCTCTAAGTGAGAAACATGTGACAGTAAAAGAATTATACTTTTACTGcacttattttgtattaaaatactgaaaaataaaatgaaaacgtgttaaaaaaattaattgcttTCTTACGTGGAACAAACTTTTATAGGTAAGCAAACAATCTGGGCTACATTTTCAACAATAGAATGGTCAGTGTCTTATTCGTTAAAGCAGTAGATTCACGAAAGTTAAACATCCATCCGAAGATTTTAATGTTTTGCTAATCAGTCCAGAGTATAAcaaaagagaggcgaaatatACAAGAATGACATTGAAACATAAAAGTCGAAAATAACTGGAAATGGCATGgccaaaaagaaaaagaacaacAGTCATACAATAGCACACacaacacaacaaagaaaactataaAGACCAAGCAACATATAACAATAGTTGTGCTATTGTTAGTAATTCATACAGTCCTCTAACTTATATATTATTTGCTTGTAACCTCAGTTTGGTCAATTATCCCTATAATTTACGAAAGTTATTTGCATAGTTGACTTTTGAGAGATCCAGATTTTGTTGTGTCTAGAGAATCATTATGAAGCTTGACACATTTTGGTTACAGAACATTTTGAAATGGTTTCGTCAATGTTATCCTCACTCGTCTAGGTTCGAAAAATGCCGTAAAACTTCTGTTTTagtcaaaatcttcaaaatatGTTATATGTGATCATTTAATGTACTCGTATGATGA
It contains:
- the LOC134685071 gene encoding uncharacterized protein LOC134685071, with the translated sequence MRNRKLDSKATQKKPLTKNSPLKNGKIQNDFKRDSTPVFTIIIIVLFLSVLFGALYVFQSMSAASDESGETNFVTDPSKMQKRSDKQSDTLANKTPKSEKQTETISDNTQSIDKTFPTDNVQKHDNSKSVSPSEKVKPQTRQGIDPKIEEEMNKFKSTLQTGMSPKKIFADGRRLPPVELLPQKPNNSSVKVYLYDEFLSEAECDGLMKAHNRHVTEISKKDPIVCFDTVNTLRQHLKAAGVNRKVSPNDFMPGTTCLDKTFSSDFKDHIHSNWSYSTAFYRGESRFSNVFEYRVKEATALKPENGGKFQITSYPLNVGYKLHTDCIEDNEDKRDRVATILVYLQDVEEGGETQFPELGIWVKPRKGRALVWNNMNEKGKCEHLSIHQAAKVTKGHKFILQRWYYYTSFYSLGKRPPEPHIPVMESGTPRVSCDEYAHGSCRWYDEWNYDHIIEYQKQKITLI